One stretch of Anolis carolinensis isolate JA03-04 chromosome 3, rAnoCar3.1.pri, whole genome shotgun sequence DNA includes these proteins:
- the hrg gene encoding histidine-rich glycoprotein yields the protein MELLTVAVFVVGLICCHTESPPALAPADCNDAQIEKDAGVALDLINKHRRHGYIFTLLRVADAHVQHLENASMVYLTLDVLDTECPVVSGKHWSSCGERRFYRSTEFGQCKAVVHINELYKRDKLYGYNCTMSPVPSQLYECKDCPVRITVLEDAENYREEAQKLLEKYNQESNQTHYFKLEKVQKIFMAIGSRTAYTIEFTIRETSCLRTTAAKQVSECEFLHGRAAHVGFCKGRLIKDTIDPKEVELDSCEIYAIPYGRHPFHRHSHNDSGEYHHCNASEHECRPPHHHHHPPPHHRHHHHHHHRPHHHHRHGFGHRHRCPPPSYHDHHDPRGPKDHHNSSELSEGQLQPPPGPHHPPPPVGGPHHFPPLGPPPPHRLPCLPGRSCEHRPPPPPPPIGGPHHFPPSKHPSPPLGPPPPPPPPHGPPCPPGRCSHRPPPPPPHWFHRHGHRHDHKCNDSSGEQGRESGEEHDSFSHHHPFHHHTSDPIYYIPVLSQHDVLQAPGADFLSHPQHPHGRPKRPHFPGKHKHDMPVIHPFPEILSESKSCPGKTKLDPPAGLLSLYPPHSTQ from the exons ATGGAGCTGCTAACCGTGGCAGTGTTTGTTGTGGGTCTCATCTGCTGTCACACTGAGAGCCCACCTGCCTTAGCACCTGCAGATTGCAATGACGCTCAGATAGAAAAAGATGCAGGAGTGGCTCTTGACTTGATCAACAAGCATCGCAGGCATGGCTACATCTTCACTCTCTTGCGGGTTGCGGATGCTCATGTGCAACATTTG GAAAATGCATCCATGGTCTACTTGACTCTTGATGTGCTGGATACCGAATGCCCTGTAGTGTCTGGGAAACACTGGTCGTCTTGTGGAGAGCGGCGTTTCTACCGCAGCACG GAGTTCGGACAATGTAAAGCTGTTGTGCATATAAACGAATTATACAAGAGAGACAAACTGTATGGATACAACTGCACCATGAGCCCAG TTCCGTCACAACTATACGAATGCAAGGACTGCCCAGTGAGAATAACAGTCCTAGAAGATGCAGAAAATTACAGAGAAGAAGCACAAAAGTTATTGGAGAAATACAATCAGGAGAGCAATCAAACACATTATTTCAAGCTGGAGAAAGTCCAAAAGATTTTTATGGCA ATCGGCAGTCGTACAGCATATACCATTGAATTTACCATAAGAGAAACCAGCTGCCTTCGAACCACAGCTGCAAAACAGGTGTCAGAATGCGAATTTCTACATGGCCGAGCCGCA CATGTTGGGTTCTGCAAAGGAAGATTAATTAAAGACACGATTGACCCAAAGGAAGTTGAACTAGACTCCTGTGAAATCTACGCTATTCCC tatggcaggcatcccttcCATCGCCACAGCCACAATGATTCAGGAGAATATCATCATTGCAATGCCTCTGAGCATGAATGCAGACCtcctcaccatcaccaccatcctcctcctcaccaccgccaccatcaccaccatcaccaccgtcctcaccaccaccaccgccaCGGCTTTGGCCATCGGCATAGATGTCCACCACCTTCTTACCATGACCACCATGACCCTAGAGGGCCCAAAGACCACCACAATTCTTCTGAACTGAGCGAAGGACAACTCCAGCCACCTCCTGGACCTCATCACCCTCCTCCACCTGTTGGTGGCCCACATCATTTTCCTCCTCttgggcctcctcctcctcacagaCTTCCTTGCCTTCCTGGTAGATCTTGTGAACAtcgaccaccaccaccaccaccacctattGGTGGCCCACATCATTTTCCTCCTAGTAAACATCCCTCACCTCCTCttgggcctcctcctcctcctcctcctcctcatggaCCTCCTTGCCCTCCTGGCAGATGTTCACAtcgaccaccaccaccaccaccacactggTTTCATAGACATGGGCATCGGCATGATCACAAGTGTAATGACAGCTCAGGTGAACAAGGAAGAGAATCTGGAGAAGAGCATGATTCATTCAGTCACCACCATCCTTTCCATCACCATACCAGTGATCCCATCTATTACATTCCGGTTTTGAGTCAACACGATGTTCTCCAAGCTCCTGGTGCAGATTTCCTTAGCCATCCACAGCATCCACATGGAAGGCCCAAAAGGCCTCATTTCCCTGGAAAACACAAACATGACATGCCAGTTATTCATCCTTTTCCAGAAATTCTTTCAGAATCAAAATCCTGCCCAGGGAAGACCAAACTTGATCCACCTGCAGGGTTGTTGTCATTATATCCACCACATTCTACCCAATGA